One Panicum virgatum strain AP13 chromosome 9K, P.virgatum_v5, whole genome shotgun sequence genomic region harbors:
- the LOC120649446 gene encoding histone H1-like — MATEVAEAPVPLAEAAPDAAAEAPAAAAAAAAGDAKPAKAKKPAAPRKRANPTHPPYAEMISEAITSLKERTGSSQYAIAKFVEDKQKAKLPPNFRKLLLVQLKKLVAAGKLTKVKNSYKLPAGRAPAADEPKAKPKAKPAAAKPKSKPKPAAKKPKAAAKPKAKAPAKAKPAAKPKPAAKPAAKLKAVAAKPKPAAKPAAKPKPKPKPAAKPKAKAAAKPKAKAAAAKPKPAAKIKAPATPSRTTRPAKAAKTSAKDTPGKKAAPAAKKPAAAAKKSPAKKPAPAKKAAAPARKVPARKAKK; from the exons ATGGCGACCGAAGTGGCTGAGGCTCCGGTGCCGCTGGCGGAGGCGGCCCCCGACGCCGCAGCGGaggcccccgccgcggccgcggccgcggccgccggcgacgcgaaGCCGGCCAAGGCCAAgaagcccgccgcgccgcggaaGCGCGCGAACCCGACCCACCCACCCTACGCTGAG ATGATCTCGGAGGCGATCACGTCGCTCAAGGAGAGGACGGGGTCGAGCCAGTACGCGATCGCCAAGTTCGTGGAGGACAAGCAGAAGGCCAAGCTGCCTCCCAACTTCCGCAAGCTGCTGCTCGTGCAGCTGAAGaagctcgtcgccgccggcaagcTCACCAAGGTCAAGAACTCGTACAAGCTGCCAGCGGggcgcgccccggccgccgacGAGCCCAAGGCCAAGCCCAAGGCCAAGCCTGCTGCCGCCAAGCCCAAGTCGAAGCCGAAGCCTGCCGCGAAGAAGCCCAAGGCCGCCGCCAAGCCCAAGGCCAAGGCGCCCGCCAAGGCTAagcccgccgcgaagccgaAGCCGGCCGCGAAGCCCGCGGCCAAGCTGAAGGCAGTGGCTGCGAAGCCGAAGCCAGCCGCCAAGCCGGCTGCCAAGCCCAAGCCCAAGCCCAAGCCAGCCGCCAAGCCTAAGGCCAAGGCGGCCGCCAAGCCCAAGGCCAAGGCTGCTGCTGCCAAGCCCAAGCCCGCGGCCAAGATAAAGGCCCCAGCCACGCCGTCCCGGACGACCCGCCCCGCCAAGGCGGCCAAGACGTCGGCCAAGGACACTCCGGGGAAGaaggcggctccggcggccaaGAAGCCCGCGGCGGCAGCCAAGAAGTCCCCTGCCAAGAAGCCTGCTCCGGCGAAGAAGGCGGCGGCCCCGGCGAGGAAGGTGCCGGCCCGGAAGGCGAAGAAGTAG